The Flavobacterium johnsoniae UW101 genomic interval TAAAAATCCAAACGCAAAAATTGCGGCACATCCGGAATCTGAAAGTCATATCTTAAAAGCAGCACATTACATTGGCTCTACTTCCGGCATTATTAATTTTATTAAAACGGATCCTGCTGCCGTTTTCATTGTGGCTACAGAAGCCGGTATCCTGCATGAGCTTTCAAAAGCGGTACCCGAAAAAACGCTGATTCCGGCTCCTTCCACAGAAGATAACACTTGCGCCTGCAGCGAATGTGCTTTCATGAAAGTCAATACTCTTGAAAAATTGTATTGGTGTCTGAAAAACGAAAGCCCGGAAATCCTGGTAAACGAACCGTTAAGGATCGAAGCACTGAAACCTATACAAAGAATGCTTGAATTGTCTTAAACTTAAAAACAAAGAAAATGCTTAAAACAGATATACTTATAGTAGGTTCTGGTATTTCGGGATTATTTCTTGCCATGAAAACAGCAAAAAAACGTCCTGATTTATCGATTGTGATTATGACAAAGAAAACGGCAGGAAACACTAATACACAGCTTGCACAAGGCGGAATTGCCGTTGTAACCAATCATTTACAGGATAGTTTTGAGCAGCATATAAAAGATACACTGAAATCAGGAGGCGGACATTGTGATGAGGAAATTGTAAAAATGGTAGTGCAGCAGGCACCGGAAAGGTTAAAAGAATTAATTGAGATTGGGACTTCTTTTGATAAAAATCAAAACGGTCAATGGGATTTAGGTCTAGAAGGCGGACATTCTCAGCATAGAATTCTGCACCATAAAGACAGATCTGGTTTAGAAATAGAAAAAAAGCTGCTCCATATTATAACAGAATTGCCTAACATAAAATTATTCGAAAATTATCAGGTTGTCGATTTAAATACCGAAACAAAAGAAAATGAAACACATTGTACAGGTGCTTTTTTTTATGATAAAAACGAAAACAAAATAAAATATATCCGCGCCAGATCGATAATATTAAGCACAGGAGGATGCGGGACTCTTTTTGAAAACACAACAAATCCTGAAATTGCAACCGGAGACGGAATTGCCATTGCAGCGCGTGCAGGTGTAGAAATTGAAGATATGCAGTACATTCAGTTTCATCCTACGGCTTTGTACACTGGCAAAAAAAGCCAGCTCTTTTTAATTTCAGAAGCCGTTAGAGGTTTTGGTGCTTATGTAGTAAATGAAGACCAAAAAAGGTTTTTATTTAAATACGATTCAAGAGGCGAACTTGCCACACGTGATATTGTTTCACACGCCATTCATAAAGAAATGCATGAAACACAAAAAAAACATGTTTATCTCGATTGCAGGCATTTAGATAAAAAAGCTTTCTACAAAAAGTTTCCCGCTATAACAGCACATTGCAATGAACTGGGATTGTTTCCTGAAAAAGATTTGATTCCTATAGTTCCTGCAGCACATTATCAATGCGGCGGCATAAAGGTAGACCGTAATGGAGCAACAATAATTCCTAATTTATATGCGGTTGGCGAATGCGCCAGAACGGGACTTCATGGAAAAAACCGTCTGGCTTCTAATTCCCTGCTCGAAGCTTTGGTATTTGCACATCAGGCATCAGAGAATATAGACAAAACAATAGATTCGTTTCAGTTTTCATCAAAACTGCTTATTCCAAAATTTCCCGATTCGGAAATCAAAACTGATTATGTTGCCTTTTTAATTTTAAAAAAAGAAATACAGGCACTTATAACCAATTTTTATTCCAGCGAAGAACGCAATACCGATTATGCAATTCAAAAAATAAAATTGATTAAAAATGCAGCCGAAACCCTTATACACGGCCAGGAAATTACAATTCCGTTTATAGAATTTTCTAATATGCTTACCGTGGCCTTAATTATTATTAAACACTGCAAAAAAAGAAAAGCCCCATATATTTTGTCTTTAAACTAAAAACCAATATTATGAAAATAACCAGTAAAACTACAATTGGCGAGATCGCAGCAAATGATTTTAGAACAGCAGCAATTTTTACAAAATACAATATCGATTTTTGCTGCAAAGGCCACCGCACTATAGAAGAAGTCTGCAAAAAAAGAGACATTCCCGAAGCGGTTTTAATTGAAAAACTTGAAGAAGCCAAAACTCAGGCCGCTAATCAATCTTTCGACTATAAATCCTGGCCGTTAGACCTTTTAACGGATTATATTATAAAAACCCATCATCGATACATAAAAGAGAAAACGCCTGTACTGCTTCAATATTTACATAAATTATGCAATGTATATGGCGAAACGTTTCCTGAATTGTTCGAAATATATAAAATTTTCAAAGCATCATCTTTAGACCTTGAAGAACACATGGAAAAAGAAGAACGCGTGATG includes:
- the nadB gene encoding L-aspartate oxidase, which encodes MLKTDILIVGSGISGLFLAMKTAKKRPDLSIVIMTKKTAGNTNTQLAQGGIAVVTNHLQDSFEQHIKDTLKSGGGHCDEEIVKMVVQQAPERLKELIEIGTSFDKNQNGQWDLGLEGGHSQHRILHHKDRSGLEIEKKLLHIITELPNIKLFENYQVVDLNTETKENETHCTGAFFYDKNENKIKYIRARSIILSTGGCGTLFENTTNPEIATGDGIAIAARAGVEIEDMQYIQFHPTALYTGKKSQLFLISEAVRGFGAYVVNEDQKRFLFKYDSRGELATRDIVSHAIHKEMHETQKKHVYLDCRHLDKKAFYKKFPAITAHCNELGLFPEKDLIPIVPAAHYQCGGIKVDRNGATIIPNLYAVGECARTGLHGKNRLASNSLLEALVFAHQASENIDKTIDSFQFSSKLLIPKFPDSEIKTDYVAFLILKKEIQALITNFYSSEERNTDYAIQKIKLIKNAAETLIHGQEITIPFIEFSNMLTVALIIIKHCKKRKAPYILSLN
- the ric gene encoding iron-sulfur cluster repair di-iron protein — encoded protein: MKITSKTTIGEIAANDFRTAAIFTKYNIDFCCKGHRTIEEVCKKRDIPEAVLIEKLEEAKTQAANQSFDYKSWPLDLLTDYIIKTHHRYIKEKTPVLLQYLHKLCNVYGETFPELFEIYKIFKASSLDLEEHMEKEERVMFPFIIQMKRAQSKGFSVETTPFGSIENQVIMMKEEHAAEGQRFRKIAALTNNYVPPAEACNTYKAAFSMLEDFEMNLHKHIHMENNILFPKAIMLEKNFEQVP